A section of the Schistosoma haematobium chromosome ZW, whole genome shotgun sequence genome encodes:
- the KHDRBS1 gene encoding KH domain containing, RNA binding, signal transduction associated, variant 2 (EggNog:ENOG410V5DP~COG:A) — MKIGELRPEQSATVEALVRELQNLDSSAFPALYSLAENELFRLRGGIADSFDLVSNKPVKVRAKIEIPQAQYPAINFVGKLLGPGGQTLRAVQETTKTKMAILGAGSLRDDAKEKQLLSNGDPKYQHLKQKLHLQVDSLGPPSESCYRLAHALAEVRKIMLPVS, encoded by the exons ATGAAGATTGGCGAACTGCGACCAGAACAGTCGGCGACGGTTGAAGCTTTAGTGCGTGAACTACAAAACTTGGATAGCAGTGCATTTCCTGCTTTGTACTCTTTGGCAGAAAATG AACTCTTCCGTCTGCGTGGCGGCATTGCGGACTCATTTGACTTGGTCAGCAACAAACCTGTAAAAGTGAGGGCAAAAATAGAAATTCCTCAGGCACAATATCCTGCTATTAATTTCGTTGGGAAACTTCTTGGTCCGGGAGGTCAGACACTGAGAGCAGTGCAAGAAACCACCAAAACAAAAATGGCGATCTTAGGTGCTGGCAGTCTAAGAGATGACGCTAAGGAAAAGCAGCTCCTTTCCAATGGTGATCCGAAATATCAGCACCTCAAGCAAAAGCTGCACCTTCAAGTTGATAGTTTAGGTCCACCCTCGGAATCATGTTATCGGTTAGCCCATGCATTAGCGGAAGTAAGGAAAATCATGCTACCAGTGAGTTGA
- the KHDRBS1 gene encoding KH domain containing, RNA binding, signal transduction associated (EggNog:ENOG410V5DP~COG:A): MLSVSPCISGSKENHATRANRTHSSTVGPAKSAFARGRKECFRQKYPSPLRGPPPPPLQAPFAAPPVQLPFRGRGKPWIGRGVAKNGVAIQPPVPVASEVFANDVNTVAYPPITLYEQNEFNSHVFEDFGTNYGQDDTWGKVSIPEPRGRGRGHPYARPGINNDHNNFG; the protein is encoded by the exons ATGTTATCGGTTAGCCCATGCATTAGCGGAAGTAAGGAAAATCATGCTACCA GAGCAAACAGAACCCACAGCTCAACAGTGGGTCCAGCAAAATCAGCCTTTGCCCGTGGCCGGAAGGAATGTTTCCGTCAGAAATATCCGTCCCCCTTGCGCGGTCCGCCACCACCACCACTTCAAGCTCCCTTCGCTGCACCTCCAGTGCAGCTTCCTTTCCGTGGTCGAGGTAAGCCTTGGATAGGCAGAGGTGTTGCCAAGAACGGTGTTGCTATCCAACCACCAGTTCCTGTTGCTTCCGAGGTGTTTGCTAATGATGTGAATACCGTTGCCTACCCTCCAATAACTCTGTATGAGCAGAATGAGTTCAATTCCCATGTTTTTGAAGATTTCGGAACGAACTATG GACAAGACGACACTTGGGGAAAAGTCAGCATCCCAGAACCTCGCGGACGAGGCCGAGGCCATCCCTACGCGCGTCCAGGAATCAATAATGATCACAATAATTTCGGGTAA